The window ggagaacgtacaaactctgtacagacagcacctgttaaaAGGGACAGTGCAAGGGAAGTTCACTCTAAAATTAACCCAGAATCCATGTCCTCTGGGAGTGTGCCCTGGGACAGTGTAGAGTATGTTTTTCGTTGAATCTAATCTGTTCCAGGTCAGAAAATGTTTGATGGGAGGCATTATAGTATCCAAACTTTGCCAGACCTGTTCTATGAGTATCAAAGAGTTGCTCAATGCAGAGAATCACGAAATAGATGGATTTAATTGTAAGGCCTTGTTCACCTTGATGAGCGTTCAAAAGTATGTTAACCATGTAACTTTACATCCAGGTAACAAATACGTGCCCAGAGCAATACTGGTGGACTTGGAGCCTGGAACGATGGACAGTGTCCGAAATGGCCGCATCGGACATCTCTTCAGACCAGATAACTTCATCTATGGTACAGCCTTTTCTCATAAAGTAGCAAAGCAAAGCTCTTTTTGAActgaaacattttcactgtaaAAACTCAAGTTATCCTTAATGCAGTCATTTTTAGTCTTGGCTCTGTGCACATTTCTGATATGCGTTCCATTTGTTGGGTCATAGAACAACATTAATGAGAACCTTAAAGtaagaaacaaaagaaaatggattTAAGAGTCTTATCCATTGGATACTGGTTTCAACAGTCTGATCAGTGAATAAAAAGTGACAGAATGGCCATCAATTAGTCTGTTCCAGTGAAGACCAATCATAGTCAGTATACATTTGATTAATAGATGCTGTGGTGTCGGTCATGACACCAAGTGGACAATGACCACACTAACGACACTCGTAATAGGATGAACACATGTGATGTGGTTTATTTCAAAAGAAAGATAATGGTGATAGGAAGGCCCAGGTCTGCACAGGGGCATAGTCCTTCATCCTTACTGAGGGGGCACAATTAATAAGGGGATCAGTGTACCCCATCTCCACTGGAACTCTTGGAGGTGTTCCTAAAGGAGTAGGGCTGACAAGGTGCAGGTGAATTGGTCCAATAACCATTAATTGAACCTAGCTGTGTTCCGTTTGCCTCTGGCCTCAGTGCTGGTGCTAGTCATTGTTTGTGGTGCTGATTGGAGGCTTCCTCTGGCCTGCCTGCCGGTGATGGGGAtcggagaaaggttgaacaagataggtctttattctttggagcgcagaaggttaaggggggacttgatagaggtctttaaaattatgagagggatagacagagttgacatggataagctttttcccattgagagtagggaagattcaaacaagaggagatgatttgagaattaagggacaaaagtttaggggtaacatgagggggaacttctttactcagagagtggtagctgtgtggaatgagcttccagtggaagtggtggaagcaggttcgattttatcattaaaaaaaaaattggataggtatatggacgggaaaggaatggagggttatggtctgagtgcaggtagacgggactaggtgagagtaagtgttcggcacggaataaaagggccgagatggcctgtttctgtgctgtaattgttatatggttatatggttaagggagGACATTTTGTCACAGCGTACAATGGATAAGACTCTGACTCTGTACACACAGGGCAAGATCAGATACCACGGCTTAGTGTTACCCAGCAGTCATTTTTAATAATGGGGATAGAAATACTGAGCAAGCCTTTCTGATTTATCTTGAGTAGTTGCACAATCAGTAAAATATTAGAATGAACATTTATCCCACAGACCTTCAATAAGGTGACAGCAATTGTTTAGAATCATCAAGAAGTGACTAGTATCAATCCTTATTGCAGCTTAGGTCCATTTAAAATGCATCATAACTGGCCTCTTCTGTCTCCTTCTTCCCCTCacaccctgcctgcctgcctgcccgccTGTAGGAAACTCAGGTGCTGGTAACAACTGGGCCAAAGGCCACTACACGGAGGGTGCGGAGCTGATGGATAGCGTACTGGATGTGATGAGGCACGAGTGTGAGAGCTGCGACTGCCTCCAGGGCTTCCAGCTGGCGCACTCGCTGGGGGGAGGCACTGGCTCCGGCTTGGGCACCCTCATCATGTGCAAGATCCGCGAGGAGTACCCCGATAGAATCATGAACAGCTTCAGTGTGATACCTTCGCCAAAGGTCTCCGACACGGTGGTTGAACCGTACAATGCCATCTTGTCCATCCATCAGCTGATCGAGAACACAGACGCAACTTTCTGCATCGACAACGAGGCTTTGTACGACATTTGTTTTCGAACCTTGAAGCTGGCCACGCCAACCTACGGGGACCTGAACCACCTAATCGCCATGACGATGAGTGGTGTCACCACCTCCCTACGTTTCCCTGGCCAACTCAATGCGGACCTGAGAAAGCTGGCGGTCAATATGGTTCCGTTTCCACGCCTACATTTCTTCATGCCTGGTTTTGCTCCACTGATGGCCCGTGGGTGCCAGCAGTATTGCTCACTGACCGTGCCAGAGCTCACTCAGCAGATGTTCGATGCTAGGAACATGATGGCGGCCTGCGACCCACGGCATGGAAAATACATGACCGTGGCGGCCATCTTCAGAGGCAAGATGTCCACCAAGGAGGTGGATGAGCAGATGTTAGCAGTCCAAACCAAGAACAGCAGCCAATTTGTGGAGTGGATCCCAAATAATGTCAAAGTGGCTGTGTGTGACATCCCACCGTGTGGACTCAAAATGTCTTCCACCTTCATCGGAAACAACACTGCAATCCAAGAGATCTTCAGGCGCATTACCGAGCAATTCTCAGCCATGTTCAGAAGGAAAGCTTTCCTCCACTGGTACACAGGagaaggcatggatgagatggAGTTCACAGAAGCCGAATGCAACACCAACGATTTGGTGTCTGAATACCAACAGTACCAAGATGCTACAATTGAGGTTGAAGATGAAGAATATGAAGTGGAAGAAGCTGAACTGGTGACAATTTGAGTAACTAGGACAATCAGGTGTATCACCAATCGAACGAACAATGAACACAACAGCAAAATATATCAGAACATCTACAGGAACAATGATTTTATTCTAAATAGACAGACCAGAAATTAACTTTGCTGGCCTGGAGGAATGTAGTTGACATCTAAAAGCGATTTTCATCTTCATAGAGATTCATGAATTTATATACTATCCTTCCATCATTACGGACTATATTTGAAGCATCACGTGCATGGGTCGcgaatacgggggggggggggggctgcagcacCTCCACTTTCTTGGcgagacatgcttcataacccaaaattatccggcctgcaggcgtatttttttcttCTGAGGATctccgacatccagaatctcagaacaagcggACAGTGAGCGCGACAAAACCGggcaaaaccacgaccagccgTGGCGGAAACGGACTGCCCCCCcaaaaccctccctcccctctgctcAATGGCCAATCACAGTGCGGTTCAGTcgagatatggggcagtgaacGAAGCGCTGTGATTAGCCGCTGAGTGGAATGGAGGGCCCAGAGAGAGACAACCATGAGAAGAGGGAGGGTCGGccccgagagggggggggggggggggggggggggggggggggggtacatatCCCTCCACTTTTTGAGTCGGGGGATTGCCTGTATTATCCCCCAATTTTTGGAGGttgagcaacaacaaaaaataatcattgtcccaccctcctcccctccctcaccgggtacccctgaggccggtgatcagtgatcgctcagccctccCACTTTAAAAAATGTTCCGCGGCCTCTGAcatggaaatgttgggtgtttgGATATTGAACATAAACATATTTTGAATAATCTGGACAGTCAAATGATGCAATAGTGgaatggatggggggggagggaaataaatattaatattgacaatttttttttaaattctatgagATGTATTCAGTGGGAACAGATGCCTCCAGCAGTATTAACTTTACGTGAGATTGGCTGTACAAAATATATGTTTTGGAAAGAGAAAATATTATTTCCTTAACTGAACCAAAATATATTGAGAGTGGCCTTATGCCAATGCTCATTAAAAGGGAATTTATCAAATGTTTTAATTGGCAAATGCTAATGTTTATCTAGCAGAATTTGATCACATTTCAAATGTTGCATGTAGATGGCACAATCCAGATCCCACACCACACACTTTGTGCTGTGATGCAAAACAAACTTAAGATGGAGAAGGAAAACCAATATAAAaatactgcagattctggaaatctgaaatataaccTGAAAATGCTGTTAATATCcaacaggtccggcagcatctatggaatgagaaACAGTAAATGTTCAGGTCCTTAACAAAACTTCCGagtcagacctgaaacattaacatttTCTCCCTGCACAGATACGGCCCAACTTGCTGAGTCTTTGCAGCAACTTTGGTTTTAATTTCACACCACTACCTAGTCTGAAATCTACTTGACCTGCCAACTAAACGACTGGCTAGAATAGGCCTAGAGAGGCAACAGGCTGAAGAGTAGGTTGAGCAGCAATCTCACAATGTGCTATGTGACGTTGATTATTGTGTACGACTATTTTATACAACTAAGAAAACTGATTCAATAGAATGTTACGGAGCTTGACAGAGTGATCACATTTTATTTAATTGCCTTGCTTGCAATATTTAATATAACCAGACTACTGTATTTGGAAGTGGTCACGGTAATGATGGAAATAGTATGGGTGTTACCATAACTGGGAAAGAAGATGCTTGAATGAGAGGTTCCAAGAACAACAAAGAATGCGGtctaatgaaaataaattaaaacacttCCATTCAGTCGCAAGGATGACCCTTAGACACCACTCTA is drawn from Leucoraja erinacea ecotype New England chromosome 21, Leri_hhj_1, whole genome shotgun sequence and contains these coding sequences:
- the LOC129707208 gene encoding tubulin beta chain-like, with amino-acid sequence MREIVHLQIGQCGNQVGGKFWEVISEEHGINSNGNYTGDSDVQLERVNVYFNEAHGNKYVPRAILVDLEPGTMDSVRNGRIGHLFRPDNFIYGNSGAGNNWAKGHYTEGAELMDSVLDVMRHECESCDCLQGFQLAHSLGGGTGSGLGTLIMCKIREEYPDRIMNSFSVIPSPKVSDTVVEPYNAILSIHQLIENTDATFCIDNEALYDICFRTLKLATPTYGDLNHLIAMTMSGVTTSLRFPGQLNADLRKLAVNMVPFPRLHFFMPGFAPLMARGCQQYCSLTVPELTQQMFDARNMMAACDPRHGKYMTVAAIFRGKMSTKEVDEQMLAVQTKNSSQFVEWIPNNVKVAVCDIPPCGLKMSSTFIGNNTAIQEIFRRITEQFSAMFRRKAFLHWYTGEGMDEMEFTEAECNTNDLVSEYQQYQDATIEVEDEEYEVEEAELVTI